One segment of Chionomys nivalis chromosome 1, mChiNiv1.1, whole genome shotgun sequence DNA contains the following:
- the LOC130885425 gene encoding NADH dehydrogenase [ubiquinone] 1 beta subcomplex subunit 4 codes for MPGSKYKPAPLATLPQTLNPAEYDVSPETRKAQLERLSIRARLKREYLLQYNDPKRQTHIEDPALIRWTYARSTNIYPNFRPTPKNSLLGAVAAFGPLIFWYYIFKTDRDRKEKLIQEGKLDRTLNISY; via the coding sequence atGCCGGGTTCCAAGTATAAACCTGCGCCCCTGGCCACTCTCCCCCAAACCCTCAACCCAGCCGAGTATGATGTGTCTCCGGAGACCCGAAAGGCGCAGCTGGAGCGCTTGAGCATAAGGGCCCGGCTTAAACGGGAATATCTGCTTCAGTACAACGACCCCAAACGCCAAACGCACATCGAGGACCCTGCCTTGATTCGTTGGACCTATGCAAGatcaacaaatatttatcctAATTTCAGACCCACCCCCAAGAACTCACTTTTAGGAGCTGTGGCGGCATTTGGGCCCCTCATCTTCTGGTACTACATTTTCAAAACAGAcagggacagaaaggaaaaacttATCCAGGAAGGAAAATTGGACCGAACTTTGAATATCTCCTATTAA